One genomic region from Planctomycetia bacterium encodes:
- the nrdR gene encoding transcriptional repressor NrdR, with protein MRCPFCRIDNDRVIDSRSGDDGASIRRRRECLACKRRFTTYERLERQTLAVVKKGGIREPFDRDKLKRGLAKACWKRPVTEDDIEAAVSSLEGELYGSYESDVPSRVIGERLMELLRDLDQVAFVRFASVYREFKDVRDFVEELEPILAESNRGPA; from the coding sequence ATGCGCTGCCCCTTCTGCCGGATCGACAACGACCGCGTGATCGACTCCCGGTCGGGGGACGACGGCGCCTCGATCCGGCGCCGGCGCGAGTGCCTCGCCTGCAAGCGCCGGTTCACGACGTACGAACGGCTGGAGCGGCAGACGCTGGCGGTGGTCAAGAAGGGGGGCATTCGCGAGCCCTTCGACCGCGACAAGCTCAAGCGCGGCCTCGCCAAGGCCTGCTGGAAGCGGCCGGTGACCGAGGACGACATCGAGGCCGCCGTCTCATCGCTGGAAGGGGAACTGTACGGCTCCTACGAGTCGGACGTCCCCAGCCGGGTGATCGGCGAGCGGCTCATGGAACTCCTGCGCGACCTCGATCAGGTGGCCTTCGTCCGCTTCGCCAGCGTGTATCGCGAGTTCAAGGACGTCCGCGACTTCGTCGAGGAACTCGAGCCGATCCTCGCCGAGAGCAACCGCGGGCCGGCCTAG
- a CDS encoding RNA polymerase sigma-54 factor, with product MRMSFGQEMRMAQKQVLAPRMIQSMEILQLPIMALEERIEQEIQNNETLEVEEAGQEGSPEPVVTVADAPEPPPERTVDERPLIVDQDHANQADFERSYDWSNEYPDSDDDRSRPSAAQIEQAGDRYLDVMANMVERPETLSNHLHDQLSNYDLEPAEREAADRIIYNLDTNGYLPMRLEELVDPEGPAGQLPLLEKSLGIVQSMDPPGVGGRDLRECLLLQIRPDMPHGRELRRLVADHLEDLAANRLPLIERKTGFSIEQIEALRRQLHDLQPKPGASFIAPIVPPVKPDVYVDQSPDGSWKVRLEDIDLPNLRISPLYREMLASPETPAATKDYIKRKINAAQWLIEAIEQRRGTLLKTAQAIVDHQTRFLVDGPEALEPLKMQQIADRIGMHVTTVSRAVDDKWLQTPRGLHPLRRFFVGGTTSADGEEVAWDTVRLKLQEIVQGEPKDAPYSDDDLVDQLAKRGITLARRTVTKYRKAMKIPSSRQRRDWKLVRPAHGEPAGDHAATTQDAEPADGETEPAAVDAEPAVRDDDGGDGAP from the coding sequence ATGCGGATGTCGTTCGGCCAGGAAATGCGGATGGCGCAAAAGCAGGTGCTTGCGCCGCGCATGATCCAGTCGATGGAGATCCTCCAGCTCCCGATCATGGCCCTCGAGGAGCGGATCGAGCAGGAGATCCAGAACAACGAGACACTGGAGGTCGAGGAGGCCGGCCAGGAGGGGAGCCCCGAGCCGGTCGTGACCGTCGCCGACGCCCCTGAGCCACCCCCCGAGCGGACCGTCGACGAACGGCCGCTGATCGTCGACCAGGACCATGCCAACCAGGCCGACTTCGAACGGTCCTACGACTGGTCGAACGAGTACCCGGACTCCGATGACGACCGCAGCCGACCCTCGGCGGCCCAGATCGAGCAGGCCGGCGATCGCTACCTCGACGTCATGGCCAACATGGTCGAGCGGCCCGAAACCCTCTCCAACCACCTCCACGACCAGCTCTCCAACTACGACCTCGAGCCGGCGGAGCGCGAGGCGGCCGACCGGATCATCTACAACCTCGACACCAACGGCTACCTGCCGATGCGGCTGGAGGAACTCGTCGATCCCGAGGGCCCCGCCGGCCAGCTGCCGCTGCTGGAGAAGTCGCTGGGCATCGTGCAATCGATGGATCCCCCGGGCGTCGGCGGCCGCGACCTGCGCGAGTGCCTGCTCCTCCAGATCCGCCCCGACATGCCCCACGGGCGGGAGCTGCGCCGGCTCGTGGCCGACCACCTCGAGGACCTCGCCGCCAATCGGCTCCCGCTCATCGAGCGGAAGACGGGCTTCAGCATCGAGCAGATCGAGGCCCTGCGCAGGCAGCTCCACGACCTCCAGCCCAAGCCGGGGGCGTCGTTCATCGCGCCGATCGTGCCCCCGGTCAAGCCCGACGTGTACGTCGACCAGTCGCCCGACGGGAGCTGGAAGGTCCGCCTCGAGGACATCGACCTGCCCAACCTGCGGATCAGCCCGCTGTACCGGGAGATGCTCGCCTCCCCCGAGACGCCCGCGGCCACGAAGGACTACATCAAGCGCAAGATCAACGCCGCCCAGTGGCTGATCGAGGCGATCGAGCAGCGGCGCGGCACGCTCCTCAAGACGGCGCAGGCGATCGTCGACCACCAGACCCGGTTCCTCGTCGACGGCCCCGAGGCGCTCGAGCCGCTGAAGATGCAGCAGATCGCCGACCGGATCGGCATGCATGTCACCACCGTGAGCCGGGCCGTGGACGACAAGTGGCTGCAGACGCCGCGCGGCCTGCACCCGCTGCGCCGGTTCTTCGTCGGCGGCACCACCAGCGCCGACGGCGAGGAGGTGGCCTGGGACACGGTCCGTCTCAAACTCCAGGAGATCGTGCAGGGGGAGCCGAAGGACGCCCCGTACAGCGACGACGACCTCGTCGATCAGCTCGCCAAGCGCGGCATCACGCTCGCCCGCCGGACCGTGACGAAGTACCGCAAGGCGATGAAGATTCCCAGTTCGCGGCAGCGCCGCGACTGGAAGCTCGTCCGCCCGGCCCACGGGGAGCCGGCCGGGGATCACGCCGCCACGACGCAGGACGCCGAGCCGGCGGACGGGGAGACGGAGCCCGCGGCGGTCGATGCGGAACCGGCCGTGCGAGACGACGACGGCGGCGACGGCGCCCCCTGA
- the recR gene encoding recombination protein RecR gives MAEGRGAIATLIDRFADLPGIGRKSAERLAHHVLGMSRDDAVAFADAIRAVKDNLRPCRECFNLAEEERCDICRDSRRDRTLLCVVERVRDLLAIEQAGNYRGLYHVLQGRIAPLDNVGPESLTIEKLVARVRAGGFREVIMGTTPNVEGDGTALAVAERLKGLPVQLTRLARGLTVGASLEQANRDMLADAIAGRQKF, from the coding sequence ATGGCTGAGGGCCGCGGCGCGATTGCAACCTTGATCGACCGGTTCGCCGACCTGCCGGGGATCGGCCGCAAGTCGGCCGAGCGGCTGGCGCACCACGTCCTCGGCATGAGCCGGGACGACGCCGTGGCCTTCGCGGACGCGATCCGGGCGGTGAAGGACAACCTCCGCCCCTGCCGGGAGTGCTTCAACCTCGCCGAGGAGGAGCGGTGCGACATCTGTCGCGACTCGCGCCGCGACCGGACGCTGCTCTGCGTGGTGGAGCGGGTCCGCGACCTGCTGGCCATCGAGCAGGCGGGCAACTATCGCGGGCTGTACCACGTGCTGCAGGGACGGATCGCGCCGCTCGACAACGTCGGCCCAGAGTCGCTGACGATCGAGAAACTGGTGGCCCGCGTCCGCGCCGGGGGCTTCCGGGAGGTGATCATGGGCACGACGCCGAACGTCGAGGGGGACGGGACGGCGCTCGCGGTTGCCGAGCGGCTCAAGGGCCTGCCGGTGCAGTTGACGCGGCTGGCCCGCGGCCTGACGGTGGGCGCGTCGCTCGAGCAGGCCAACCGCGACATGCTCGCCGACGCGATCGCGGGGCGGCAGAAGTTCTAA
- the fdhF gene encoding formate dehydrogenase — translation MGRFFGRVTTGGGWRAVLYTFKKSRQAGGLWKFWKAMRSRNACKTCALGMGGQAGGMVNEAGHFPEVCKKSFQAMVADMQGGVKPEFFATYSIPQLRAFTPYQMEHAGRLVQPVILEKGSQHYRPIEWDEALERIAAALKQTAPEESFFYFSGRSSNEAGFLLQLFARLYGTNHVNNCSYYCHQASGVGLASVIGTGAGTVKLDDMENADCVLLIGGNPASNHPRMMRTLMMVRRNGGKVIVVNPIVETGLVNFSVPSDAWALMFGAEIASTYVQPHVGGDLALVYGMMKRLREIHAARPLNAAGEPVIDEEFLRQRCTGWPELAARLEALSWDEIVAASGVSRREIEAIAGQYAESRRAIFAWTMGVTHHLHGAATVQAIAALALMRRMVGRPGAGLQPIRGHSNIQGMGTVGVTPTLKQALFDRLQSHYGVTLPTTKGYDTLECLDAADAGRMRLAVCLGGNLYGASPDATYAARALGKLDMLVSLNTSLNTGHAWGTAAEETIILPVLARDEEPEPSTQESMFSYVRLSDGGPARHVGPRAEVAIIADLAARVLGPGGPVDWGQMAHTTTIRREIARIVPGLEQIADIDRTKKEFSIPGRAIDTPAFPTADGRAHLAVHDLPPAPDGLQLMTIRSEGQFNTVVYEEEDLYRNQTRRDIVLIHPDDVARFGLVAGGRCRIRSTAGEMRGQIVSAFDQIRPGSVAMYYPESNVLVPKAADPLSRTPAYKSIAVAIAPDDAALPVLRPAPEIRAAGTPKEKMNQCG, via the coding sequence ATGGGACGATTCTTCGGCAGGGTGACGACCGGCGGCGGCTGGCGGGCCGTGCTCTACACGTTCAAGAAGTCGCGCCAGGCCGGCGGCCTGTGGAAGTTCTGGAAGGCGATGCGGTCGCGGAACGCCTGCAAGACCTGCGCCCTCGGCATGGGGGGCCAGGCCGGCGGCATGGTCAACGAGGCGGGCCATTTCCCCGAGGTCTGCAAGAAGTCGTTCCAGGCGATGGTCGCCGACATGCAGGGGGGAGTGAAGCCGGAGTTCTTCGCCACCTACTCGATCCCGCAGCTGCGGGCCTTCACGCCCTACCAGATGGAGCACGCCGGCCGGCTCGTGCAGCCGGTGATCCTCGAGAAGGGCTCCCAGCACTACCGGCCCATCGAGTGGGATGAGGCGCTGGAGCGGATCGCGGCCGCACTGAAGCAAACCGCCCCGGAGGAGTCGTTCTTCTACTTCAGCGGCCGCTCGAGCAACGAGGCGGGCTTCCTTCTCCAGCTCTTCGCCCGGCTCTACGGCACGAACCACGTCAACAACTGCTCCTACTACTGCCACCAGGCCAGCGGTGTCGGACTCGCCAGCGTGATCGGCACCGGTGCGGGCACCGTCAAGCTCGACGACATGGAGAACGCCGACTGCGTGCTCCTCATCGGCGGCAACCCGGCGAGCAACCATCCGCGCATGATGCGGACGCTGATGATGGTCCGGCGCAACGGCGGCAAGGTGATCGTCGTCAACCCGATCGTCGAGACGGGGCTCGTCAACTTCTCCGTCCCCAGCGACGCCTGGGCGCTGATGTTCGGCGCCGAGATCGCCAGCACCTACGTGCAGCCCCATGTCGGTGGCGATCTGGCCCTCGTCTACGGGATGATGAAGCGGCTGCGCGAGATCCATGCCGCCCGGCCCCTGAACGCCGCCGGCGAGCCGGTGATCGACGAGGAGTTTTTACGACAGCGTTGCACCGGCTGGCCGGAGCTCGCCGCCCGGCTCGAAGCCCTGTCCTGGGACGAGATCGTGGCCGCCTCGGGCGTGTCACGTCGCGAGATCGAGGCGATCGCAGGGCAGTACGCCGAGTCGCGCCGGGCGATCTTCGCCTGGACGATGGGCGTGACCCACCACCTCCACGGCGCCGCCACGGTCCAGGCGATCGCGGCCCTCGCCCTGATGCGCCGGATGGTGGGCCGGCCCGGCGCCGGCCTGCAGCCGATCCGCGGCCACTCCAACATCCAGGGGATGGGCACGGTCGGCGTCACGCCAACGCTCAAGCAGGCCCTCTTCGACCGGCTCCAGAGCCACTACGGCGTCACGCTGCCGACGACCAAGGGCTACGACACGCTCGAGTGCCTCGACGCGGCCGACGCCGGGCGGATGCGGCTCGCCGTCTGCCTCGGCGGCAACCTGTATGGGGCCAGCCCCGATGCCACGTATGCCGCCCGGGCTCTCGGCAAGCTCGACATGCTCGTGTCGCTGAACACATCGCTCAACACCGGCCACGCCTGGGGCACGGCCGCCGAGGAGACGATCATCCTGCCCGTCCTCGCCCGCGACGAGGAGCCGGAGCCCTCCACGCAGGAAAGCATGTTCAGTTACGTCCGCCTCTCCGACGGCGGGCCGGCGCGGCACGTCGGTCCGCGGGCCGAGGTGGCGATCATCGCCGACCTCGCCGCCCGCGTCCTCGGCCCGGGCGGGCCTGTGGACTGGGGGCAGATGGCCCACACGACCACGATCCGCCGGGAGATCGCCCGCATCGTGCCCGGCCTCGAGCAGATCGCCGACATCGATCGCACGAAGAAGGAGTTTTCGATCCCCGGCCGGGCCATCGACACGCCCGCCTTCCCCACGGCCGACGGCCGGGCCCACCTGGCGGTCCACGACCTGCCACCGGCCCCCGACGGCCTGCAGTTGATGACGATCCGCAGCGAGGGGCAGTTCAACACCGTGGTCTACGAGGAGGAGGATCTGTACCGCAACCAGACGCGGCGCGACATCGTCCTCATCCATCCCGACGACGTCGCCCGCTTCGGCCTCGTCGCCGGCGGCCGCTGCCGGATCCGGAGCACGGCCGGCGAGATGCGCGGCCAGATCGTTTCGGCCTTCGACCAGATCCGGCCGGGCTCCGTGGCGATGTACTATCCGGAGAGCAACGTCCTCGTGCCCAAGGCCGCCGATCCGCTCTCGCGGACGCCCGCCTACAAGAGCATCGCCGTCGCGATCGCCCCCGACGACGCGGCCCTGCCGGTGCTCCGGCCCGCCCCCGAGATCCGCGCCGCCGGCACGCCCAAAGAGAAGATGAACCAGTGCGGCTGA
- the mutS gene encoding DNA mismatch repair protein MutS, giving the protein MMQQFEAAKARCPGALVLFRMGDFYELFGADAREAATLLDLTLTSRDKGPDAVPMAGFPHHQLDAHLVRLVAAGRRVAICEQIDDPKTTKGLLRREVTRIVTPGIAADEALLDPARPNWLVALRPRAVVGREGDGVVVGIAWVDVAAGRFEAATVPREDAADHIARLEPAEVVCAERDRDAVGELVRATGRAAAVTPRPDWWFDPTTTTAALGRALAGRRLEGLGFELPADQLALDAAGAIVAYLEENEPTAVARIETLVAWRPGDRMEIDEASRRSLELVRSVTTGRRDGSLAGVLDRTKTPPGGRRLTEWIAAPLVDKAAIDARLDAVATLVADAGLATRLADTLTGSGDLERLVGRVVSGRAGPRDLERIGNATAILPDVVRLLAGRGGLLGELRDAVDPCTDIAARARATLREGCPVLAREGGFIRPGCDARLDELVELASGGKAWITRYQAEQIERTGIASLKVGYNRVFGFFLEVGRSHADRVPAEFVRKQTVKNAERYTTPELDERQRQVLGAEEEGVRREIELLDELRAFVAAARIRLDRAADILATLDVLVSLAAVARSRGWVRPEVEDGGLLVVEAGRHPVLEDLLPAGTLVANDIALAARSAPDAGDQPALLLVTGPNMGGKSTFIRQAALMTVLAQAGSFVPARRARIGIVDRLFARIGAGDDLARGASTFLVEMAQTARILNRATPQSLVILDEVGRGTSTYDGLAIAQAVIEDLRGRPGCRTLFATHYLQLADLARLPGIANAQVLVRQHRDEIVFLHQVVPGAADKSWGVHVAKLAGVPAAVIERAGQLLAGFEGGAAPAVFDTAFAVEPPEELHAAPEADDGAADSPLDAAAPREPALERPPRRAPKPRPKPAPAEQRSLFE; this is encoded by the coding sequence ATGATGCAGCAGTTCGAGGCGGCCAAGGCCCGTTGCCCGGGCGCGCTCGTGCTCTTCCGGATGGGGGACTTTTACGAGCTCTTCGGCGCCGACGCCCGCGAGGCGGCCACGCTCCTCGATCTCACGCTCACCAGCCGCGACAAGGGGCCCGACGCCGTGCCGATGGCCGGCTTTCCCCACCACCAGCTCGATGCTCATCTCGTCCGCCTCGTGGCGGCCGGCCGCCGCGTGGCCATCTGCGAGCAGATCGACGACCCGAAGACGACGAAGGGATTGCTCAGGCGCGAGGTGACGCGGATCGTCACGCCCGGCATCGCCGCCGACGAGGCGCTCCTCGATCCTGCCCGGCCGAACTGGCTCGTCGCCCTCAGGCCACGGGCGGTCGTCGGCCGGGAGGGCGATGGCGTCGTCGTCGGCATCGCCTGGGTGGACGTGGCGGCGGGCCGGTTCGAGGCCGCCACCGTGCCCCGGGAGGACGCTGCCGACCACATCGCCCGGCTCGAGCCCGCCGAGGTGGTGTGCGCGGAACGCGACCGGGACGCGGTCGGGGAGCTGGTGCGGGCGACGGGACGAGCGGCGGCGGTCACGCCCCGGCCCGACTGGTGGTTCGACCCGACCACGACGACGGCCGCGCTCGGCCGGGCGCTCGCCGGCCGCCGGCTGGAGGGGCTCGGCTTCGAGCTTCCCGCCGACCAGTTGGCCCTCGATGCGGCCGGCGCGATCGTCGCGTATCTCGAGGAGAACGAGCCGACGGCGGTGGCCCGGATCGAGACGCTCGTCGCCTGGCGGCCCGGCGACCGGATGGAGATCGACGAGGCCTCGCGGCGCAGCCTGGAACTGGTGCGGTCGGTGACGACCGGCCGCCGCGACGGATCCCTGGCCGGCGTGCTCGACAGGACGAAGACGCCTCCGGGCGGCCGGCGGCTGACGGAGTGGATCGCGGCGCCGCTGGTCGACAAGGCCGCGATCGACGCCCGGCTCGACGCCGTGGCGACGCTCGTCGCCGACGCCGGCCTGGCAACGCGGCTCGCCGACACGCTCACCGGCAGCGGCGATCTGGAGCGGCTCGTGGGCCGCGTCGTCTCGGGGCGAGCCGGCCCGCGCGATCTGGAGCGGATCGGCAACGCCACGGCGATCCTCCCCGACGTGGTCCGGCTGCTGGCGGGCCGCGGCGGACTGCTCGGCGAGCTCCGCGACGCGGTCGATCCCTGCACCGACATCGCCGCGCGGGCGCGGGCCACGCTCCGCGAAGGCTGCCCGGTGCTGGCCCGCGAAGGGGGCTTCATCCGGCCCGGCTGCGACGCCCGACTCGACGAACTCGTCGAGCTCGCCAGCGGCGGCAAGGCCTGGATCACCCGCTACCAGGCGGAGCAGATCGAGCGGACCGGGATCGCCTCGCTGAAGGTCGGCTACAACCGGGTGTTCGGCTTCTTCCTCGAGGTGGGGCGGTCGCATGCCGACCGCGTGCCGGCCGAGTTCGTCCGCAAGCAGACGGTGAAGAACGCGGAGCGTTACACCACGCCCGAGCTCGACGAGCGGCAGCGGCAGGTGCTCGGCGCCGAGGAGGAGGGGGTGCGGCGCGAGATCGAGCTCCTCGACGAGCTGCGGGCGTTCGTGGCGGCGGCCCGCATCCGGCTCGACCGGGCGGCCGACATCCTCGCCACGCTCGACGTCCTCGTGTCGCTCGCCGCGGTGGCCCGCTCGCGGGGCTGGGTCCGGCCGGAAGTGGAAGACGGCGGCCTGCTCGTCGTCGAGGCGGGCCGGCACCCGGTGCTCGAGGACCTGCTGCCGGCCGGCACGCTCGTGGCCAACGACATCGCGCTTGCCGCCCGGTCGGCGCCCGACGCGGGCGACCAGCCCGCGCTGCTGCTCGTGACGGGGCCGAACATGGGGGGCAAGAGCACGTTCATCCGCCAGGCGGCACTCATGACGGTGCTCGCCCAGGCGGGGAGCTTCGTGCCGGCCCGCCGGGCCCGGATCGGCATCGTGGACCGGCTCTTCGCCCGGATCGGCGCCGGCGACGACCTCGCCCGCGGGGCGAGCACGTTCCTCGTGGAGATGGCGCAAACGGCGCGGATTCTCAACCGGGCCACGCCGCAGAGCCTCGTGATCCTCGACGAGGTCGGCCGCGGCACGAGCACCTACGACGGGCTGGCGATCGCCCAGGCCGTGATCGAGGACCTGCGCGGCCGGCCGGGCTGCCGGACGCTGTTCGCCACCCACTATCTGCAGCTCGCCGACCTCGCCCGGCTGCCGGGCATCGCCAACGCGCAGGTGCTCGTGCGGCAGCACCGTGACGAGATCGTGTTCCTCCACCAGGTGGTGCCCGGCGCGGCCGACAAGAGCTGGGGTGTGCACGTGGCGAAGCTGGCGGGCGTCCCGGCGGCGGTGATCGAGCGGGCCGGGCAGCTGCTCGCCGGGTTCGAGGGGGGCGCTGCCCCGGCTGTGTTCGACACGGCCTTCGCCGTGGAGCCGCCGGAGGAGTTGCATGCGGCGCCGGAGGCGGATGATGGGGCCGCCGATTCACCGCTGGATGCGGCCGCGCCGCGTGAGCCCGCGCTTGAGCGACCACCCCGCCGCGCGCCGAAACCGCGGCCCAAGCCCGCGCCGGCCGAGCAGCGGTCGCTCTTCGAGTAG
- a CDS encoding aldehyde dehydrogenase, with protein MTTTATPRRPAAPTVRQTQLFIDGQWTPAKSGRTFATLNPATEEVIAQVAEGDAADVDAAVRAARKAFDEGPWPRMNARERGRLMLRLADLIEAEIDELAALESLDNGKPVRDARTGDIPLALDCLRYYAGWADKIHGQTIPINGNYFCYTRREPVGVAGQVIPWNFPILMVAWKWGPALAAGCTIVMKPAEQTPLTCLRLARLAQKAGIPDGVINVVPGFGPTAGAAIVKHPGIDKVAFTGSGETAQIIMRQAADQLKRLTFELGGKSPNIVFADADLDAAAAGAHIGIHLNQGQCCCAGSRLFVEDRIHGAFVERVVEMSRRRRVGDPFDPATEQGPQVDKAQFDKIMGYIESGKREGATCATGGKRVGDRGFFIEPTVFTNVKDEMAIAREEIFGPVLSVLKFSDMDELISRANATPFGLAAAVWTRDVARAHAVAKRLRAGTVWVNCYDVFDAAAPFGGFKQSGFGRELGERGLDPYLETKTVTVSLD; from the coding sequence ATGACCACGACCGCCACGCCCCGCCGCCCGGCGGCTCCGACCGTGCGGCAGACGCAGCTCTTCATCGACGGCCAGTGGACGCCGGCAAAGAGCGGCAGGACGTTCGCCACGCTCAATCCGGCCACCGAGGAGGTCATCGCCCAGGTCGCCGAGGGGGACGCCGCCGACGTCGATGCCGCCGTGCGGGCCGCCCGCAAGGCCTTCGACGAGGGGCCGTGGCCGCGGATGAACGCCCGCGAGCGCGGCCGGCTCATGCTCCGGCTCGCCGACCTGATCGAGGCCGAGATCGACGAACTCGCCGCCCTCGAGTCGCTCGACAACGGCAAGCCCGTCCGCGACGCCCGGACAGGCGACATCCCCCTCGCCCTCGACTGCCTGCGGTACTACGCCGGCTGGGCCGACAAGATCCACGGCCAGACGATCCCGATCAACGGCAACTATTTCTGCTACACGCGCCGCGAGCCGGTCGGCGTGGCCGGGCAGGTCATCCCCTGGAACTTCCCCATCCTCATGGTGGCCTGGAAGTGGGGGCCGGCGCTCGCCGCCGGCTGCACGATCGTCATGAAGCCCGCCGAGCAGACGCCGCTCACCTGCCTGCGGCTCGCCCGGCTCGCGCAGAAGGCCGGCATCCCAGATGGCGTGATCAACGTCGTGCCCGGCTTCGGCCCGACCGCGGGCGCCGCGATCGTCAAGCACCCGGGCATCGACAAGGTGGCGTTCACCGGCTCGGGCGAAACCGCCCAGATCATCATGCGGCAGGCGGCCGACCAGCTGAAGCGGCTGACGTTCGAACTCGGCGGCAAGAGCCCGAACATCGTCTTCGCCGACGCCGATCTCGACGCCGCCGCAGCCGGGGCCCACATCGGCATCCACCTCAACCAGGGGCAGTGCTGCTGCGCCGGCTCGCGGCTCTTTGTCGAGGACCGGATCCACGGCGCGTTCGTGGAGCGGGTGGTGGAGATGAGCCGCCGGCGGAGGGTCGGCGACCCCTTCGACCCGGCCACCGAGCAGGGGCCGCAGGTCGACAAGGCCCAGTTCGACAAGATCATGGGCTACATCGAGTCGGGCAAGCGCGAGGGGGCAACCTGTGCCACCGGTGGCAAGCGGGTGGGCGACCGGGGCTTCTTCATCGAGCCGACCGTGTTCACGAACGTCAAGGACGAGATGGCGATCGCCCGCGAGGAGATCTTCGGCCCGGTGCTGTCGGTGCTGAAGTTCTCCGACATGGACGAGCTGATTAGCCGGGCCAACGCGACCCCGTTCGGTCTGGCCGCCGCCGTCTGGACCCGCGACGTGGCCCGGGCCCATGCCGTGGCCAAGCGGCTCCGTGCCGGCACGGTGTGGGTCAACTGCTACGACGTCTTCGACGCGGCGGCCCCGTTCGGCGGCTTCAAGCAGTCGGGCTTCGGCCGCGAGCTCGGCGAACGCGGCCTCGACCCCTACCTCGAAACGAAGACCGTGACCGTGAGCCTCGACTGA
- the moaC3 gene encoding cyclic pyranopterin monophosphate synthase accessory protein 3 yields the protein MDAPGHGIRMIDVGGKPVTVRTARASARLRAAPETLDRIRSGSLEKGDAVAVARLAAIMAAKRTSDIVPLCHPLPLDSVEATIVLEDGAVVVETVVRATARTGVEMEALVAATAAALAVYDMCKSIDPGMTVERVRLEEKTGGTRGEYRRA from the coding sequence ATGGACGCTCCAGGGCACGGCATTCGGATGATCGACGTCGGCGGCAAGCCGGTGACCGTGCGGACCGCACGGGCCTCGGCCCGGCTGCGGGCGGCGCCGGAGACGCTCGACCGCATCCGGTCGGGGAGCCTGGAGAAGGGAGATGCCGTGGCGGTGGCCCGGCTGGCCGCGATCATGGCCGCCAAGCGGACGAGCGACATCGTCCCGCTCTGCCACCCGCTGCCGCTGGATTCGGTCGAGGCGACGATCGTCCTCGAGGACGGTGCCGTCGTCGTCGAGACGGTGGTCCGGGCGACGGCCCGGACGGGGGTGGAAATGGAGGCGCTCGTCGCCGCGACGGCGGCCGCGCTGGCGGTCTACGACATGTGCAAGTCGATCGACCCCGGCATGACGGTCGAACGGGTGCGGCTCGAGGAGAAGACCGGCGGCACGCGCGGCGAGTATCGCCGGGCCTGA